The following are encoded together in the Citrus sinensis cultivar Valencia sweet orange chromosome 1, DVS_A1.0, whole genome shotgun sequence genome:
- the LOC127903703 gene encoding uncharacterized protein LOC127903703 has translation MDEDNPPPLSFKDALMPWTQQRSFDDTEMDEEWDFEPGDVIVGDDGAMPTIKFSQRIHEKLVQPWQNSVVVKLLGRNIGYNALCNRLKVMWHMIPDFSVIDLENNYYLVRLNLSKDAVYALTEGPWVIFGHYLTVQPWSPSFDSTVTEIDSAIVWIRLPGMAFHLYDKRILRKIGQLVGNVIKIDYRTELRERGKFARIAMIQKVEYEGLPIICYQCGKYGHNSTVCLNNQNSNEINEANSENNPQANIPVEKIGVLTVANSSSERFGPWMVVERKGRARAVVDKENITDSKRNQRTNFTTTSRFAALSDDQDAPTAEELDVQNPIQVPPQQPITSITDHFNTRKNPTLKTSRTLKPHHHLSKGKQVAKPQFPKPKPLHSTTSSSMHETLRPHVTKILSHTTNDPNPRHTPSDTVEFTFNLTTLDPTKHTAVILPFRNQATARQPPSGTIVAKPAQQLPSKQLAEPPDRKDAGVIEG, from the exons ATGGATGAGGATAACCCACCGCCGCTATCTTTCAAAGATGCACTCATGCCCTGGACTCAACAGAGAAGTTTTGATGATACTGAGATGGATGAAGAGTGGGACTTTGAACCTGGAGACGTAATTGTTGGGGATGATGGTGCCATGCcaactattaaattttctcAACGAATCCATGAGAAGTTAGTTCAACCTTGGCAGAACTCTGTGGTGGTTAAGTTGTTAGGGAGGAATATCGGCTATAATGCTTTGTGCAATCGGCTGAAGGTCATGTGGCATATGATTCCAGATTTCTCAGTAATCGACCTTGAGAATAATTACTATTTAGTCCGCCTTAATTTATCAAAGGATGCTGTTTATGCGTTAACTGAGGGGCCATGGGTAATCTTTGGACATTATCTAACAGTCCAACCTTGGAGTCCCAGCTTCGATAGCACCGTTACAGAGATTGATTCTGCAATTGTTTGGATTCGTTTGCCTGGAATGGCTTTCCACTTATATGATAAGCGTATCCTAAGAAAGATTGGACAACTCGTGGGTAATGTCATTAAAATCGATTATCGTACTGAATTGCGAGAACGGGGCAAATTTGCTAGGATTGCTAT GATTCAGAAGGTTGAATATGAAGGGCTGCCGATCATATGCTATCAATGTGGTAAGTATGGGCACAATAGCACAGTTTGCTTGAATAACCAAAATTCGAATGAGATCAACGAGGCAAACTCCGAGAACAACCCACAAGCTAACATACCAGTCGAGAAGATCGGTGTCCTGACTGTGGCCAACAGCAGCAGTGAGAGATTTGGTCCATGGATGGTTGTGGAGCGAAAAGGGCGAGCTAGAGCAGTTGTGGATAAGGAGAACATTACGGATTCGAAGAGAAATCAGAGAACGAATTTCACTACTACTTCTCGTTTTGCTGCCTTATCTGACGATCAGGATGCACCAACCGCGGAGGAGCTTGATGTTCAGAACCCCATACAAGTCCCTCCCCAGCAACCAATCACGTCCATTACCGATCACTTCAACACTCGAAAAAACCCTACCCTGAAAACCTCTCGCACCTTAAAACCTCATCACCATCTGTCCAAAGGAAAGCAAGTGGCCAAACCACAGTTTCCAAAACCTAAGCCACTGCACTCTACCACATCCAGCTCCATGCATGAAACTCTACGTCCCCATGTCACCAAAATCCTATCCCACACTACCAATGATCCCAACCCGAGACACACGCCTAGTGATACCGTTGAATTTACGTTCAACTTGACCACTCTTGATCCCACAAAACATACGGCTGTCATCTTACCTTTTAGAAACCAGGCCACTGCAAGACAGCCACCAAGTGGAACAATTGTTGCCAAACCTGCACAGCAACTCCCTTCAAAGCAGCTTGCGGAGCCTCCCGATAGAAAAGATGCAGGGGTTATTGAAGGGTGA
- the LOC127901102 gene encoding ankyrin repeat-containing protein NPR4-like, translated as MSSSLSGSDNQNAETRRAGRLSVREKNFELMDSLYKAAVEGHTDQFRAHATMLDQILTPNENTILHIHITARPNQTMKSNNKLKSSLWRMMSTFKKQSSSSEHFGRDILEMCPGLLLKTNTKGETLLHIAARHGHADVVKDLIAECKKPHQNDPEKGVEAVRLMQGMTNEAKDTALHEAARYNQIDVVKMLTKEDPSLPYDANNAGETPLYVAAERGYKDVTQDILLTCKSPADHGPMGRTALHAAAFRNDTEMTKVLLDSSIGTQTSKADQQGWLPLHLAAHLGYYNVVKELLKADKSAAYKADNEGKIPLHLAAGKGRLNTVQELIMSCPSSCELVDDRGWNVFHFALQSGSRRTIELLLKSPSLGNLVNEKNDDGNTPLLEHAGSGSLIPSFVCHPKVDRLAFNQNNCSAEDIIRSDKLLFRPNEKNFMWCLNRLNRFRCRRHIVFGNGERKEQFSNTSIEDKKNNYRKEKSSSIHEELTQYVNKGKESQLVVAALIATVTFTAGITMPGGYINEIGPDQGAAVLTKSSSFQAFVIFNSVAMILSTIAVFIHLKLSLLGDKVFEFNLWKISRGMTKLALFFMVFAFLTGTYSVLPSAKILAVIVSIITGGSILYIYAYDYAALFSLIKAVMRFHVNRLQEIRKEFQLIYFLYLNDFVRAC; from the exons ATGTCGTCGTCACTTTCCGGTTCTGATAACCAGAATGCTGAGACACGCCGGGCAGGACGATTAAGTGTCCGAGAAAAGAATTTTGAGTTGATGGATTCTCTTTACAAGGCTGCCGTAGAAGGCCATACCGATCAATTCAGAGCACACGCAACGATGCTTGACCAAATATTGACTCCGAACGAGAACACAATCCTCCATATCCACATCACAGCCCGGCCTAATCAAACAATGAAGTCTAATAACAAGCTAAAAAGCAGCCTTTGGAGGATGATGAGTACTTTTAAAAAgcaatcatcatcatcagaacATTTTGGGAGAGATATTTTAGAAATGTGTCCTGGTCTATTACTGAAGACCAACACCAAAGGGGAAACTCTGCTGCACATCGCGGCCAGGCACGGGCATGCTGATGTAGTAAAGGATCTGATTGCCGAGTGCAAAAAACCGCACCAGAACGACCCCGAGAAAGGTGTTGAAGCCGTGAGGCTGATGCAGGGGATGACGAATGAAGCCAAGGACACGGCCTTGCACGAGGCGGCGCGTTACAATCAAATCGATGTGGTGAAGATGTTGACCAAAGAAGACCCTAGTTTACCATATGATGCCAATAATGCTGGGGAGACTCCACTGTACGTGGCCGCGGAGAGGGGTTACAAAGACGTGACGCAAGATATTTTATTGACTTGCAAATCACCAGCTGACCATGGACCAATGGGAAGAACGGCTTTGCACGCAGCGGCATTTCGTAATGATACAG AAATGACAAAAGTGTTACTAGATTCTAGTATCGGAACTCAGACCAGCAAAGCGGATCAGCAAGGGTGGCTTCCACTTCACTTGGCAGCACACTTGGGGTACTATAACGTGGTGAAGGAATTACTCAAGGCCGATAAATCAGCCGCCTACAAAGCTGATAATGAGGGAAAGATACCTCTTCATCTTGCAGCCGGTAAGGGCAGACTAAATACAGTGCAAGAGCTAATAATGAGTTGTCCAAGTTCTTGTGAACTGGTCGATGACAGAGGGTGGAATGTTTTCCACTTTGCCCTGCAGAGCGGAAGTAGAAGGACAATcgaattacttttaaaaagcCCGTCGCTTGGAAACCTTGTAAACGAGAAAAATGATGACGGAAACACGCCTCTCCTAGAACATGCTGGTTCTGGTTCTTTAATACCGTCTTTCGTTTGTCACCCGAAAGTGGACAGGCTCGCATTCAATCAGAACAACTGTAGCGCTGAAGACATAATCCGTTCAGACAAGTTGCTTTTTAGGCCGAACGAG aaaaattttatgtggTGCTTGAATAGACTTAACCGTTTCCGGTGCCGGCGACATATAGTCTTTGGAAATGGGGAAAGAAAGGAACAATTTAGTAATACTAGTATTGAAGACAAGAAGAACAAttacagaaaagaaaagtcatCATCAATACACGAGGAGTTGACGCAATATGTCAACAAAGGGAAGGAATCCCAGCTAGTAGTGGCAGCACTTATAGCAACTGTTACATTCACAGCAGGGATTACCATGCCTGGTGGTTACATTAATGAAATTGGTCCAGATCAGGGTGCCGCAGTTCTAACAAAAAGCAGTTCTTTCCAAGCGTTTGTTATATTCAATTCGGTAGCCATGATTTTGTCCACAATTGCCGTTTTCATCCACCTTAAACTGTCATTGCTAGGGGACAAGGTTTTTGAGTTTAATCTATGGAAAATTAGCCGAGGAATGACTAAGTTAGCCTTGTTTTTTATGGTTTTCGCTTTTCTTACAGGCACATATTCAGTGCTTCCTAGTGCCAAAATACTTGCAGTTATCGTTTCCATCATCACTGGCGGCTCCATCCTCTACATCTACGCATACGATTATGCCGCACTTTTCTCGTTAATAAAGGCAGTGATGAGATTCCATGTCAACAGGCTACAAGAAATTAGGAAGGAGTTTCAACTAATTTACTTCTTGTATTTGAATGACTTTGTCCGGGCCTGTTAA